The following coding sequences lie in one Populus nigra chromosome 15, ddPopNigr1.1, whole genome shotgun sequence genomic window:
- the LOC133674278 gene encoding transcription factor IBH1-like 1, whose product MRDPSSLKQQFLKKWILGLQVCGSGKQNMSILERKKAIELSADIALASTRDGRTCWSRALIANASKHDDNKVLVQHLLAPESERLKNASIGLAMDNKRVRCKKILKRSCCIKRVRKSEPQVVLAKSIAKRMVNRRTQVLKSLVPGGEFMDDISLIEETLDYIESLRAQVDVMRTLAKATELVNGK is encoded by the coding sequence ATGCGCGATCCTAGTTCACTCAAGCAACAATTTCTCAAGAAATGGATATTGGGTCTCCAAGTATGTGGTTCTGGGAAGCAGAACATGAGCATATTGGAGAGAAAGAAGGCAATAGAGCTATCAGCAGACATTGCCTTAGCTTCTACTAGAGATGGAAGGACTTGTTGGAGTCGTGCACTCATTGCCAATGCTTCAAAACATGATGATAATAAAGTCCTTGTTCAGCACCTATTAGCTCCTGAGAGTGAGAGGCTAAAGAACGCGTCAATTGGATTGGCCATGGACAACAAGAGGGTTAGATGCAAGAAAATCTTGAAGAGGAGTTGCTGCATTAAAAGAGTAAGAAAAAGTGAACCGCAAGTTGTTCTTGCTAAATCTATTGCTAAAAGGATGGTAAATAGAAGAACACAAGTATTGAAGAGTCTTGTACCTGGAGGGGAATTTATGGATGATATCTCTCTGATTGAAGAAACCCTAGACTACATAGAATCACTTCGAGCTCAGGTTGATGTCATGAGAACTCTTGCTAAGGCTACTGAGCTAGTCAATGGTAAATAG